The genomic region ATCAGATTTCCGGAGACGCGCACCGCGGCCGGCGTGCCCTTGCGGTCGGCGAAGCGCCACTCGTCGCCATAGGGATAGTTGGCGTGACGCATGCAGTTGCGCGCGGAGAGGTCGGCCAGCAGCGTTGGCTTGCCATGCTGCTCGATATAGCCGTGCGAGCAGCACAGCACGTGGCGCCAGGTCGCGATGGTGCGCACGATCAGGCTGGAGTCCGGCGGCGGCACCATCCGCACGGCGAGATCGTAATTCTCGTCGATCAGATCGGCATTGCGCTCGCCGATCGTGAGATCGACCTTGACCTCGGGATAGCTCGCCAGAAATTCGGCGACCGCGGGCGACAGGAACTGGACGAGATGGGTGTTGGTGAAGATCCGCAGCGTGCCGCGCGGCACCGATTGCTGGGCGCCCGCGATGTCGTCGGCCTGCTCGATGTCGGCGAGGATCTGGACGCAGCGATCGTAATAGGCCTGGCCGACCTCGGTGAGGCTGACCTTGCGCGTGGTGCGGTTGAGCAGCCGGGCGCCGAGCCGGTCCTCCAGCGACTGCACGTGGTTGCTCACCGTGGTCGTGGACATGTTGAGCTTGCGGCCGGCGGCGGAGAACCCGCCGGAATCCACGACCCGGACGAAGGCGGTCAGGCTGGTCAGGCGATCCATTCGGCAAGGTCCGGATTATCAGCGCTGGCTTGATAATGCTTCCAGTTTTGTCGGGATTATCACAGCGCGGAGGACATTGCATCTAAGGGGCCATGCTGGGCGCCCTTTCTGGAAGGACGCAAATGTTCGAGCCGGAGGATGTCATGTCGACCACCACTTATGTCCCTGAAGAATCGGCCAAAATCGGTCTCCGCCCGTCGCGGAAAACGGTCAAGCGGGTGACGCTCGGGCTCGCCGCAATCATCGGCGCCGCCGTGGCAGCCGACTTTGGCTACGACTACGTCACCACCGGCCGCTACCTCGAAACCACCGACGACGCCTATGTGAAGGCGGACTCCACGATCATCGCCCCGAAGGTCTCGGGCTACATCGCCCGCGTGCTGGTCACCGACAACCAGCCGGTGAAGGCCGGCCAGCTGCTGGCCGAGATCGACGACCGCGATTACCGCACCGCGCTCGGCCAGGCCAAGGCCGATGTCGACGCCGCCACAGCCTCGGTGCGCAACCTCGATGCCCAGCTCGAACTGCAGCAGCCGATCATCGACCAGAGCACGGCCGACGTCACCGCCGCCGAGGCCAACCTGAAATTCGCCCAGGAAGAGCAGACCCGCTACGACGGGCTGATGAAGTCCGGCTCCGGGACCATTCAGCGCGCGCAACAGACCGACGCGGCGCTGCGGGCCAACACCGCGCAATTGCAGCACGCGAGGTCGGCGCTGTCGGCGGCGCAACGCAAGGTCGACGTGTTGACCACGCAGCGCGCCCAGGCCGCAGCGCAGGTGGACCGCGCTCGCGCGGTCGAACAGCAGGCCGAGCTCAACCTGTCCTACGCGCGGATCACCGCGCCGGTCGACGGCACGGTCGGCGCCCGCACGCTGCGCGTCGGGCAATATGTGCAGGCCGGCACCCAGCTGATGGCGGTGGTGCCGCTCGATGCGGTCTATGTGGTCGCCAATTTCAAGGAGACGCAGCTGACCCATGTGCGCAACGGCCAGCCGGTCGAGCTCACCGTCGACAGTTTTCGCGGCACCACACTGAAGGGCCATGTCGACAGCCTGTCGCCGGCCAGCGGCCTCGAATTCGCGCTGCTGCCGCCCGACAACGCCACCGGCAATTTCACCAAGATCGTGCAGCGCGTGCCGGTGAAGATCGTGCTCGACGATCACAGCCTCACCGGATTGCTGCGCCCGGGCATGTCGGCGATCCCGACCGTCAACACCAAGGCAACGGTGCTGGCCGAGCGCAAAGAGAAGCGGCGGCTGGCGTCGGCAACGCGGGCGAACGGCGGGTAACGCCGAGAGTTACTACGACTGGCCTCGCGCGATCGATCACCCACGCGGTGGTCGATCGCGTTTTCTTCGTTCCGCGATCACAGGCGGAAGGGCTCCCTCCCCCCTTGCGGGGGAGGGTGGGGAGAGGGGTACCACTTGCGCTGACGTTTGTTGGTTAGCGGACGCTTCTGCCGCTGGTAGCGCGTCGGCAGGATTTGGAGCAGCTCGCACAAACTTCTGACTTCAGCGCCCGGGGCCACCCCTCTCCCCACCCCTCCCCCGCAAGGGGGGAGGGAGCCTGAGAGTTGTGCTCACCTCACCAGTCGTGATCATGCAGACCAAACGCTGCGTCGTACCGCTGGCCGCAGCGCGGTCGCAGCCGCGCTTACCGCCACCGGCCGATTATCAATCACTGCCGGACAATCCTTCCGCTCTTTCCCGGATTATCGAAACCGGGCGCCTAATACATCTTGCATGGGCCAGCAAGGACGACCTCGATGACCGCACTTCAGCCCACAGCCGACGCAGCGAACGCCGCCGCGCTCCCCGCCCCCGCATCGCCGTCGGCGCCGGCTATCCCCACGAAAACCTGGATCGCGGTGATCGGGGCGACGCTCGGCGCGTTCATGGCGGTGCTCAACATCCAGATCGTCAACGCCTCGCTCGCCGATGTGCAGGGCGCGATCGGCGCAGGGATCGACGACGGCGGCTGGATCTCGACCTCCTATCTGATCGCCGAGATCGTGGTGATCCCGCTCTCCGGCTGGCTCGCACAGGTGTTCTCGGTGCGCATCTATCTGCTCACCAACGCCGCCCTGTTCCTGGTGTTCTCGGCGGCGTGCGCGCTGGCGCAGGACCTGCCGCAGATGATTGCGCTGCGCGCCGTGCAAGGCTTCACCGGCGGCGTGCTGATCCCGATGGCGTTCACGCTGATCATCACGCTGCTGCCGAAGGCCAAGCAGCCGATCGGACTGGCGCTGTTCGCGCTGTCGGCGACGTTCGCGCCGGCGATCGGCCCGACCATCGGCGGCTATCTCACCGAGAACTGGGGCTGGCAGTACATCTTCTATGTCAACCTGGTGCCGGGCGCGGTGATGATCGCGATGCTGTACGTCTCGCTCGATCCGAGCCCGATGAAGCTGTCGCTGATCCGCCACGGCGACTGGCTCGGCATCATCACCATGGCGATCGGCCTCGCCGCGCTGCAGACCGTGCTGGAGGAAGGCAACAAGGACGACTGGTTCGGCTCGCCCTTCGTCGTCCGCCTGTCGGTGATCGCTGCCGTCGCGCTGGTCGCCTTCCTGATCGTCGAATTCACCGTCGAGAAGCCGCTGCTCAATCTGCGCCTGCTCGCCCGCCGCAATTTCGGCTTCGGCATGCTGGCCAACTTCCTGCTCGGCATCGCGCTGTACGGCTCGGTGTTCATCCTGCCGCAGTACCTGTCGCGCATCCAGGGCTACAACGCCGAGCAGATCGGCATGGTGCTGGCATGGACCGGGCTGCCGCAGCTGGTGCTGATCCCGCTGGTGCCGCGGCTGATGCAGCGCTTCGATCCGCGCATCATCATCAGCGTCGGCTTCGCGCTGTTCGCCGGCTCCAACTTCATGAACATCTTCATGACCAACGACTATGCCACCGACCAGCTGTTCTGGCCCAACATCGTCCGTGCGATCGGCCAGGCGCTGGTGATGGCGCCGCTGTCGGCGGTTGCGACCGCGGGCATCGAGCTGGAGAACGCGGGCTCGGCCTCCGCGCTGTTCAACATGATGCGCAACCTCGGCGGCGCCGTCGGCATCGCCGTGCTGCAGACGCTGCTGACCAAGCGCGAGCAATATCATTCCAACGTGCTGATGCAGTCGGTCTCGCTGCTGGAACAGGCCACGCGCAGCCGGATTGAGCAGCTGACGCAGTATTTCATGAACCACGGCGTCGCCGACCAGGCCACGGCCGCCCACCGCGCTATCGCGGCGATCGGCAAGGTGGTGCAGAAGCAGGCCTACATCCTCGCCTTCAGTGATACCTTCTATCTGCTCGGCGTCGCGCTGATCATCGCACTGGCGGCGACACTGTTCCTGAAGAAGCCGGGCCAGCTCGCTGGCGGCGGTGCGCACTAACCCAAACCACGACCACGGAGAACGACCATGAAGCCTCGCATGAATTTCTACCAGGCCGCACCCGAGACCATCAAAGCGCTGGTCGCGGTGGAGAACCAGATCGCTGCGAGCGGCCTCGAGCAATCGCTGATCGAGCTGGTCAAGACCCGCGCCTCGCAGATCAACGGCTGCGCCTACTGCATCAACATGCACACCGAGGACGCCCGCAAGCATGGCGAGACCGAGCAGCGGCTTTATCTGCTCAACGCCTGGCGCGAATCCCCGCTCTACAGCGAGCGCGAGCGCGCGGCGCTGGCCTGGACCGAAGCGTTGACGCTGGTGTCCGAGACGCACGCACCGGACGCCGACTATGAAGCCGTGCGCGCCCAGTTCTCCGACAGCGAGCTCGTCAACCTGACCACGCTGATCGGCGCGATCAACGCCTGGAACCGGATCGCGATCGGCTTCCGCGCACTGCATCCGGTGAAGGCGAAGGCGGCGGCGTGAGGACCATACTCTCCGCCATCTATTCCGCTGTCATGCCCCGCTTCATGCGGGGCATCCAGTACGCCGCGACGCCTCGACTCAAGCACCGCAGTCTCTGGAATACTGGATCGCCCGGTCGCGCCGGGCGATGACAGCGTAAAGTGCGGCAACGGTCCTAAACCGCCGTCGCGCGGGCGAACTCGATGTAGATCTCGCGCAGGCGGTCGGTGATCGGGCCGACCTTGCCGCCTCCGATCTTCTTGCCGTCGATCGCGACCACGCCCTGCACGAACACGGAAGCGCTGGTGATGAAGGCTTCCTTGGCCGCGAGCGCTTCCTCGACCGTGAAGGTGCGCTCCTCGATGCGCAGCTGGCGCTCCTCGGCGAGCTTGACCACGGCCTTGCGGGTGCAGCCAGGCAGGATCTCGTTGCCGTTCTGCCGGGTCACGATGACATCGTCGTGGGTGACGATGAAGGACGAGGACGAGCCGCCCTCGGTGACCTTGCCGTCCTCGATCATCCAGGCTTCGCCGGCGCCGGCCGCGGCGGCCGCCTGCTTGGCCAGCACCTGCGCGAGCAGCGCCACGCTCTTGATGTCGCGCCGTTCCCAGCGGATGTCGGGCACCGTGATGACGTTGATGCCGGTCTTGGCCGAGGGCGCGTTGATGATGTCCTTTTCCGAGGTGAACATCACGAGGGTCGGCTTGACGTCGGCCTTCGGGAAGGCGAAGTCGCGGCCCTTGTCGGCGCCGCGGGTGACCTCGAGATAGACCATGCCGTTGACGAGGTCGTTGCGCGCAACCAGCTCCTTCTGGATCTCCTCGATCCGCTCCAGCGTCTCCGGCAACGCGAGCTGGATCTCGCCGACCGAACGCTTGAGCCGCGCCAGATGCGAGGCGTTGTCGATCAGCTTGCCCTCGAGCACCGCCGCCACCTCGTAGATGCCGTCGGCGAACAGGAATCCGCGGTCGAACACCGAGACCTTGGCCTCCGAATGCGGCACGAACGAGCCGTTGACGTAAGCGATCTTTTCCACGCGAGTTCTCCTGCGGACGAAGGGGGTTTCAGGCCTTCGTATACGCAAATTGTTGACGGGGGAAAACCCTCCCGACGGCGCCCGTGAACTGCGTAACTCCACTACCGTCACCCCGCGCAAAGGCTCCGCCTTTGCGCGGGGATGACGGGTTTGGCCGATGCGCAGCCCCTCAGTGCTGCAGGATCTTCGACAAGAACTTCTGCGCGCGGTCGCTGCGGGGCGTGCCGAAGAAGTCGGCCTTCTTGGCGTCCTCGACGATCTCGCCGCGGTCCATGAAGATGACGCGATCGGCGACCTTGTTGGCAAAACCCATTTCGTGGGTCACGACCATCATGGTCATGCCCTCGCGGGCGAGGTCGACCATCACGTCGAGCACCTCGCTGATCATTTCCGGGTCGAGCGCCGAGGTCGGCTCGTCGAACAGCATCGCGATCGGATCCATCGCCAGCGCCCGCGCGATCGCGACGCGCTGCTGCTGGCCGCCGGACAACTCCGCCGGAAACTTCTTGGCATGATCCTTCAGCCCGACGCGCTCCAAAAGCTTCATGCCCTTGGCGGTGGCGTCCTCAGCCTTGCGGCCGAGCACCTTCTCCTGCGCGAGGCGGAGATTGTCGATGATCCGTAAGTGCGGAAACAGTTCGAAGTGCTGGAACACCATGCCGACGCGCGAGCGCAGCTTCGGCAAATCGGTCTTGGGATCGTTGACCTTGACGCCGTCGAGCGTGATGTCGCCGCCCTGGATCGGTTCCAGCGCGTTGACGCATTTGATCAGGGTGGACTTGCCCGAGCCGGACGGACCGCAGACCACCACCACCTCGCCCTTGGCGACGCTGGTGGTGCAGTCCTTCAGCACCTGGAAGGACGGCCCGTACCATTTATTGACGTGGTTGATCTCGATCATGATGGCTCAGCTTTTTTGTTTAGGCATGACCTTGTCGGAAAACCGGTTCCCACTTTTCCGGGTCATGCCTCAGCGAACGATGGCGATCCGCGCCTGCAGGCGGCGAACGCCGTAGGACGCGACACAGGAAATGACGAAGTAGACCAGCGCGGCGAACAGGTACATTTCGACCAGGCGGCCGTCGCGCTGCGCGACCTTGCTGGCGGCGCCGAGGAAATCCGGGATCGACAGCACATAGACCAGCGAGGTGTCCTGAAACAGCACGATGGTCTGCGTCAGCAGCACCGGCAGCATGTTGCGGAACGCCTGCGGCAGCACGACGTAGCGCATCGACTGCGCATAGGTCAGGCCGAGCGCGCTGGCCGCGGCCGGCTGCCCCTTCGAGATCGACTGGATGCCGGCGCGCATGATCTCGGAGAAATACGCCGCCTCGAACGCGATGAAGGTGATCAGCGACGAGGCGAAGGCGCCGACCGTGATCGGCCGCGACGCGCCGGTCAGCCACTGCCCGATATACGGCACCAGGAAGTAGAACCAGAAGATCACCAGCACCAGCGGCAGCGAGCGGATGAAGTCGACATAGAAGCCCGCGATGCGCCCGAGCACCTTGTAGCTCGATAGCCGCATCAGGGCGATCAGCGTGCCGAACACCAGGCCGCCGAACGCGGCGAGCGCGGTCAAGGTCAGCGTGAAGCGCATGCCCTCCAGGAACAGGTAGGGCAGCGAGCGGCGGATGACGTCGAAATCGAAACTGCCGATCATCGTCATTTGCCCGTGATGTAGCCGGGGATCGCGACGTAGCGCTCGAGGAAGCGCATCGCGGTCACCACGACGAAATTGAGGAGCAGGTAGAGCACGGTCGCCGCCGTGAACGCCTCGAACACCTGGAACGAGAACTCCTGCATCGAGCGAGCCTGGCCGGTCAGTTCGATCAGGCCGATGGTGATGGCGACCGCGCTGTTCTTGATGGTGTTGAGGAATTCGGAGGTCAGCGGCGGCAGGATGATGCGGAATGCCATCGGCAGCAGCACGTAGCGATAGGTCTGCACCGTGGTGAGGCCGAGCGCGGTCGAGGCCTGCTTCTGCCCGCGCGGCAGCGAGGTGATGCCGGCCTGCAATTGCACGGCGACGCGCGCCGACATGAAGAAGCCGACGCCGATCGCGGCGGTCCAGAACGGCGCGTTCGGCAACTGCTTCAGCCATAGCCCGGCCGACCGCGGCAACAGTTCGGGCAGCACGAAGAACCACAGGAACAGCTGCACCAAGAGCGGCATGTTGCGGAAGAACTCGACCCAGCAGAAGCCGATCCACGAGGCGGTCCGCGACGGCAGCGTGCGCAGCACGCCGATCACCGAGCCGGACACCAGCGCGATGATCCAGGCCAGCACCGACACCTTGATGGTGACCACCAGCCCCGCCAACAGCAGGTCGAGATAGGTGCCGGTCCCCATCGGGTTCGGCTCAAGGAAGATGTGCCAGTTCCAATTGTAGTTCACAGGTCCCCCACGCGGCCGCGCCGGTCACGGCATTACGCCGGCATCGCGCGCGGCGTCCATGCAAATGTCCGGCCATTCTCCTCCAAAAATGGCCGGACATGCAAACTTTCAGGACCCGCCGCCGCGAGGCGGCAGGTCATACGCAGCAACGCGATCAGTTGACCAGATACGCATCCGGATCCGGTGAATCCGACGGCTTGGCAAGCTGCTTCTTCATCTCCGGCCCGAGCGGCACGTTGAGGTTCAGGCCCTTCGGCGGAATCTTCTGGGTGAACCACTTGTCGTAGATCTTCTGGCCCTCGGCGCTGGTGTAGAGCGCGGCGGTGGCGGCGTCGACGACCTTCTTGAACGGCGCATCGTCCTTGCGCAGCATGATGCCGTAGGGCTCGGGCTTGGAGAACGCGTCCTTGGAGATCACGTAGTCATCCGGCGACTTCGAGCCGGCGACGAGGCTCGCGAGCAGGATGTCGTCCATCACGAAGGCGACCGCGCGATCGGTCTCGACCATCAGGAAGGCCTCGGCATGATCCTTGGCCGGGATGATGTTGACGCTCAGCCCGCGCGCGAGGTTGGCCTCGGTGAGCTGCTTGATGTTGGTGGTGCCGGCGGTCGAGACCACCGTCTTGCCCTTCAGATCGTCGATCGAATTGATCTTGCTCGCCTTCTTGGTGACGTAGCGGCTGGCGGTCAGGAAGTGGCTGTTGGTGAAGGAGACCTGCTTCTGGCGCTCGGCATTGTTGGTGGTCGAGCCGCATTCGAGGTCGACGGTGCCGTTGGCCATCAGCGGGATACGCGTCGCCGAGGTCACCGGGTTGAGCTTGACCTCGAGCTTGTCGAGCTTCAGCTCCTTCTTCACGGCATCGACGATCTTGTAGCAGATGTCCATGGCATAGCCGACCGGCTTCTGGTTGTCGTCGAGATAGGAGAACGGGATCGAGGAATCGCGGTAGCCGAGCGTGATCGCGCCGGTGTCCTTGATGTTCTTCAGCGTGCCGGTCAGCTCCTGGGCTTGCGCCTGGCTCGCGCCGACCGCGGCGGCGAGCGCGAGGCCGATCAGATACTTGCGTGTCATACGTCTACTCCTTGCGTGGAAACGGTCGATTTACTGTGTGAGAATATCGGCGAGGACGGGTGCGATGTAGCGGCGAAACTGTTCCGGATTCTCGCTCATCGGAAAATGACCGAGCTTCTCCATGATCGTGACGCTGGCGCCCCCTATTGCCGCTGCGGTCCGCCTCGTGTCCTCGGGCGTGCAGGAGAAATCATACTCGCCCGTGAGGAGATAGAGCTTGCATACTTTAGTCTCGATTGACGCGACCCGGCCGCGCAGGTCGCCGTCGACACGGTAGAAATACAGGTCGCCCTTGAACACGCCGGGGCCGCCCTGCTTGTAGGCCCACAGTGTTTCCATCCGCGCAGGCTCAGGGCTTTGCGGCGCGATCAGCCCGGACACCAGCGCGGCGCAGACTTCGCCGCCGTGAACGTCCGGCCGGTTCAGCCAGTTGGTGTCATACCACGGCGCCTGGAAATCGGCAGCCTCGAGCCCGATCAGCGCGCGGAACTCGGCGGCATATTCGATCGCAAGGTTAAGCACGATGCGGCCGCCGATCGAGCAGCCCATCACGACAGGCTTCTCCAGCCGCAGCGCACGGCAGAAAGCGCGGATGGTCTCGGTGTAGCGCGCAGTGGTGAGTTGGTATTCATCGCCGGTCCAGCTCATCGGCGGATTCGACTTGCCATGCCAGGGCATATCGAAGGCAATGATGCGGAAATTTTCGGCAAATTGCGCATCCGCGAGCAGATGGCGCCATTGCCGCGCGTCCGATCCCGCGGTGTGCAGGCAGACCAGCGGAATGCCCGTGCCGTTCTCCTCGAAATAGATGCGGTGCAGCTCGCCACCGATCTCGACGTGAACGTAGCGGCCGATCATCGGCTCGATGTGACCGTTCATGATCTTGCCGCTCATGATACGGCCGCCGCGAAATGCTGCCGCGGCAGCGCCAGCAGGTCCTTGAAGTATTGCAGATGCGCCATGAAGGGATGCAGGTCGCCTTCCAGCACGGCCTCGCCGCGCTTGGTCAGCGCCAGCAGATCGTGCCAGCCGGGCTTCGGCTCGGCCTGCCAATAGGCGGACCAGGCCTGCGGCGTCGCGCGATAGGAAAAGCGCCAGGAGCGCATCAGGGCCGGCGAAGGCGCAAGCTCGACGATGCGCCCGGCGCGGATCGCGGCATGAAACGGCCGCGCCATCGGGCCGATCAGGCAGTCGCAATCGAGCAGCCGCCCGCGCGCAACCAGCCGAGGGGCCTCGTCAAGCAATGCGGGAAGGCCGGCAAACGCCCTCGTCACAGCGTCGTCGGTGGCGTCAGGCGATGGCGTCATCTGTCGGGCGGCGTTCCTGCAGCGGGCGGCGCCATGATGACGGCAAGCGCGCAATCCCGCAAGGCGCCGATGCCTTTGGGTTCCCTTGATTATTCGCTTGACCAAACCCGGCTTGCCGGTCAGGCGCGCACACCCCGCGCCCTCCCGGCACATTGCCAGGAACGGCCAATCCGTCCGACCAAAGGCCGATTGAATTCCGCGGCTCGGCAGGTCGCGCCAAATCGCGGCAGACCAATTGTCGCAGCCGGCGCTTCGAGCGCAATTCGCGCTTCCGTTGCCCGCCCCGTTCTGTCCAATGCGCCCTCGGTCCCAGCCTGACAGGGACGATCATTGCCAACACCGAACAAGACGCGGCCGCGATTGAACGCGGCCACAAGGGAGAGATCGAGATGTCGCACCGCAATCGCTTGATGGTCCTGCTCGCCGCCGCCGGCATGCTGGTGTCAACAGCGGCGCTCGCGCAGGATTATCCGACCAAGCCGATCACGCTGATCGTGCCATGGCCGGCAGGCGGCTCGACCGATATCTCGATGCGCGCGATCGCCGAGAGCGCCTCGAAGGTGCTGGGCCAGCCGATCGCGGTCGACAACAAGGCCGGCGGCGGCGGCACCGTGGGTCCCGCGACGATGGCCGCCGGCGCCAAGCCCGACGGCTACACCATCGCCCAGATCCCGATCACCGTGTTCCGCCTGCCCTTGATGCAGGAGGTGTCCTGGGATCCGGCGAAGGATTTCTCCTACATCATTCACCTCACCGGCTACACCTTCGGCGTCACCACCAACGCGGAGTCGCAGTTCAAGACCTGGCAGGACGTGGTCGATTTCGCCAAGAAGAACCCGGGCAAGGTGACCTATGCGACGCCCGGCACCGGCACCTCGCTGCATGTCGGCATGGAGCAGATCGCCCTGATGGCCGGGATCAAGTTGACCCAGGTGCCGTTCAAGGGCGGCGCCGAGACCAATGCCGCCGTGCTCGGCCAGCACACCATGCTGCAGGCGGATTCCACCGGCTGGCGGCCGCTGGTCGATGCCGGCAAGCTCCGCCTGCTGATGGTGTGGACCGGCGCGCGCTCGCCGAACTATCCCGACGTGCCGACGCTGAAGGAGCTCGGCTACCCCATGGTCTATGACTCGCCGTTCGGCATCGCCGGCCCCAAGGGCATGGACCCCAAGATCGTCGCCAAGCTGCACGACGCCTTCAAGAAGGCGATCGAGGACCCGGCGGTGATCGCGACCCTCGCCAAATACGACATGGTGCCGAACTACAAGAGCACCGAGGACTACAGGAAATTCGTGGGCGAGGTCACCGAATCCG from Bradyrhizobium elkanii USDA 76 harbors:
- a CDS encoding carboxymuconolactone decarboxylase family protein, translating into MKPRMNFYQAAPETIKALVAVENQIAASGLEQSLIELVKTRASQINGCAYCINMHTEDARKHGETEQRLYLLNAWRESPLYSERERAALAWTEALTLVSETHAPDADYEAVRAQFSDSELVNLTTLIGAINAWNRIAIGFRALHPVKAKAAA
- a CDS encoding HlyD family secretion protein codes for the protein MSTTTYVPEESAKIGLRPSRKTVKRVTLGLAAIIGAAVAADFGYDYVTTGRYLETTDDAYVKADSTIIAPKVSGYIARVLVTDNQPVKAGQLLAEIDDRDYRTALGQAKADVDAATASVRNLDAQLELQQPIIDQSTADVTAAEANLKFAQEEQTRYDGLMKSGSGTIQRAQQTDAALRANTAQLQHARSALSAAQRKVDVLTTQRAQAAAQVDRARAVEQQAELNLSYARITAPVDGTVGARTLRVGQYVQAGTQLMAVVPLDAVYVVANFKETQLTHVRNGQPVELTVDSFRGTTLKGHVDSLSPASGLEFALLPPDNATGNFTKIVQRVPVKIVLDDHSLTGLLRPGMSAIPTVNTKATVLAERKEKRRLASATRANGG
- a CDS encoding LysR family transcriptional regulator; translation: MDRLTSLTAFVRVVDSGGFSAAGRKLNMSTTTVSNHVQSLEDRLGARLLNRTTRKVSLTEVGQAYYDRCVQILADIEQADDIAGAQQSVPRGTLRIFTNTHLVQFLSPAVAEFLASYPEVKVDLTIGERNADLIDENYDLAVRMVPPPDSSLIVRTIATWRHVLCCSHGYIEQHGKPTLLADLSARNCMRHANYPYGDEWRFADRKGTPAAVRVSGNLISNSGETLKLAALAGVGVFLAAGFLVRDELESGQLVRLLPEYRPVELTMNAVYPHRHHLSAKVRTFIDLLVRHATEQQKLINPYS
- a CDS encoding amino acid ABC transporter ATP-binding protein, producing MIEINHVNKWYGPSFQVLKDCTTSVAKGEVVVVCGPSGSGKSTLIKCVNALEPIQGGDITLDGVKVNDPKTDLPKLRSRVGMVFQHFELFPHLRIIDNLRLAQEKVLGRKAEDATAKGMKLLERVGLKDHAKKFPAELSGGQQQRVAIARALAMDPIAMLFDEPTSALDPEMISEVLDVMVDLAREGMTMMVVTHEMGFANKVADRVIFMDRGEIVEDAKKADFFGTPRSDRAQKFLSKILQH
- a CDS encoding MDR family MFS transporter; the encoded protein is MTALQPTADAANAAALPAPASPSAPAIPTKTWIAVIGATLGAFMAVLNIQIVNASLADVQGAIGAGIDDGGWISTSYLIAEIVVIPLSGWLAQVFSVRIYLLTNAALFLVFSAACALAQDLPQMIALRAVQGFTGGVLIPMAFTLIITLLPKAKQPIGLALFALSATFAPAIGPTIGGYLTENWGWQYIFYVNLVPGAVMIAMLYVSLDPSPMKLSLIRHGDWLGIITMAIGLAALQTVLEEGNKDDWFGSPFVVRLSVIAAVALVAFLIVEFTVEKPLLNLRLLARRNFGFGMLANFLLGIALYGSVFILPQYLSRIQGYNAEQIGMVLAWTGLPQLVLIPLVPRLMQRFDPRIIISVGFALFAGSNFMNIFMTNDYATDQLFWPNIVRAIGQALVMAPLSAVATAGIELENAGSASALFNMMRNLGGAVGIAVLQTLLTKREQYHSNVLMQSVSLLEQATRSRIEQLTQYFMNHGVADQATAAHRAIAAIGKVVQKQAYILAFSDTFYLLGVALIIALAATLFLKKPGQLAGGGAH
- a CDS encoding alpha/beta fold hydrolase translates to MSGKIMNGHIEPMIGRYVHVEIGGELHRIYFEENGTGIPLVCLHTAGSDARQWRHLLADAQFAENFRIIAFDMPWHGKSNPPMSWTGDEYQLTTARYTETIRAFCRALRLEKPVVMGCSIGGRIVLNLAIEYAAEFRALIGLEAADFQAPWYDTNWLNRPDVHGGEVCAALVSGLIAPQSPEPARMETLWAYKQGGPGVFKGDLYFYRVDGDLRGRVASIETKVCKLYLLTGEYDFSCTPEDTRRTAAAIGGASVTIMEKLGHFPMSENPEQFRRYIAPVLADILTQ
- a CDS encoding amino acid ABC transporter permease encodes the protein MIGSFDFDVIRRSLPYLFLEGMRFTLTLTALAAFGGLVFGTLIALMRLSSYKVLGRIAGFYVDFIRSLPLVLVIFWFYFLVPYIGQWLTGASRPITVGAFASSLITFIAFEAAYFSEIMRAGIQSISKGQPAAASALGLTYAQSMRYVVLPQAFRNMLPVLLTQTIVLFQDTSLVYVLSIPDFLGAASKVAQRDGRLVEMYLFAALVYFVISCVASYGVRRLQARIAIVR
- a CDS encoding amino acid ABC transporter substrate-binding protein, which translates into the protein MTRKYLIGLALAAAVGASQAQAQELTGTLKNIKDTGAITLGYRDSSIPFSYLDDNQKPVGYAMDICYKIVDAVKKELKLDKLEVKLNPVTSATRIPLMANGTVDLECGSTTNNAERQKQVSFTNSHFLTASRYVTKKASKINSIDDLKGKTVVSTAGTTNIKQLTEANLARGLSVNIIPAKDHAEAFLMVETDRAVAFVMDDILLASLVAGSKSPDDYVISKDAFSKPEPYGIMLRKDDAPFKKVVDAATAALYTSAEGQKIYDKWFTQKIPPKGLNLNVPLGPEMKKQLAKPSDSPDPDAYLVN
- a CDS encoding amino acid ABC transporter permease, producing MNYNWNWHIFLEPNPMGTGTYLDLLLAGLVVTIKVSVLAWIIALVSGSVIGVLRTLPSRTASWIGFCWVEFFRNMPLLVQLFLWFFVLPELLPRSAGLWLKQLPNAPFWTAAIGVGFFMSARVAVQLQAGITSLPRGQKQASTALGLTTVQTYRYVLLPMAFRIILPPLTSEFLNTIKNSAVAITIGLIELTGQARSMQEFSFQVFEAFTAATVLYLLLNFVVVTAMRFLERYVAIPGYITGK
- a CDS encoding Bug family tripartite tricarboxylate transporter substrate binding protein, which codes for MSHRNRLMVLLAAAGMLVSTAALAQDYPTKPITLIVPWPAGGSTDISMRAIAESASKVLGQPIAVDNKAGGGGTVGPATMAAGAKPDGYTIAQIPITVFRLPLMQEVSWDPAKDFSYIIHLTGYTFGVTTNAESQFKTWQDVVDFAKKNPGKVTYATPGTGTSLHVGMEQIALMAGIKLTQVPFKGGAETNAAVLGQHTMLQADSTGWRPLVDAGKLRLLMVWTGARSPNYPDVPTLKELGYPMVYDSPFGIAGPKGMDPKIVAKLHDAFKKAIEDPAVIATLAKYDMVPNYKSTEDYRKFVGEVTESERKVIDTLGLAKK
- a CDS encoding D-amino-acid transaminase; its protein translation is MEKIAYVNGSFVPHSEAKVSVFDRGFLFADGIYEVAAVLEGKLIDNASHLARLKRSVGEIQLALPETLERIEEIQKELVARNDLVNGMVYLEVTRGADKGRDFAFPKADVKPTLVMFTSEKDIINAPSAKTGINVITVPDIRWERRDIKSVALLAQVLAKQAAAAAGAGEAWMIEDGKVTEGGSSSSFIVTHDDVIVTRQNGNEILPGCTRKAVVKLAEERQLRIEERTFTVEEALAAKEAFITSASVFVQGVVAIDGKKIGGGKVGPITDRLREIYIEFARATAV